Genomic segment of Desulfofundulus luciae:
ACCACCGGCGGACGCCACCCGTTAATTAACGGGCTTAAGTCCAGCATGGCTTCGATATCGGTGACCATTTTACGGGCCCCATCAAGGTCGGCTTTGTTAATCACGAAAATATCAGCAATTTCCATGATCCCGGCCTTGATGGTCTGGATGTGATCTCCCGCCTGGGGGGTGAGGACGACCAGGGTAGTGTCCGCGTGGTGCATTATGTCCAGTTCCGACTGGCCAACCCCCACCGTTTCCACCAGAATAACGTCGCATCCAAAGGCGTCCAGCACCCTGATCGCATCCCGCGTGGCCTCGGCCAGCCCTCCCAGGCTGCCCCGGGTGCCCATGCTGCGAATAAACACCCCCCGGTCGGTGGCATGTTCCTGCATCCTGATGCGGTCGCCGAGAAGTGCTCCCCCTGAGAAGGGGCTGGTGGGATCCACTGCAATCACCCCCACCTTCAGGTCCTCACTGCGGATTTCCCTGGTTAGTTCGTCGACCAGGGAACTTTTGCCTGCCCCCGGGGACCCGGTGATACCCACCACATGGGCCCGGCCGGTATGGGGATATATCTGCCGTAGAACATCCCTTTTTTCCGGTGCATCATTTTCAATCAAGGTGATTAGCTTGGCCGCGCTGCGCCGGTCGCCCTGCAGCACTTTTTCAACCAGGTCGTTCATTGGATCCCCCTCCTAGTATTCAATGCCTTTCCGGGCCTCAACACCGTCATAATAGGGATGGTTGATCAGGTGCATTTCGGTTACCACGTCGGCCGCCTTGATGATTTTGGGATGGGCATACCGGCCGGTGAGGATCAACTCCACGTGGGGCGGCTTATTTCGAATCAGGTCTAAAACCGCATCCAGAGGGATCAGGTCAAAATCAACAGCCACATTGATCTCATCCAGGATAACCAGGTCATAGTTACCTTCCATGATCACCTTGCGGGCCATATCCAGACCCTGCCGGGCCAGGGCGATGTCTTCCGGGGAAGGATTTTCCTTGTCTACAAATGTTTCCAGGCCCGATTGCACTATGGTCAGGTCGGCTAAATACTTTTCAGCCGCCTTAATCTCGCCATATTCCTTGCTTCCCTTCATGAATTGAAGCATGAACACCCGGTAGCCGTGGCCGATTGCCCGGAGGGCCAGTCCCAGGGCGGCGGTGGTCTTACCCTTGCCGTTACCGGTGTAAACGTGCACGTATCCTTTCTCCAGTCGCCGGCGGTTCATGGCATGTCTCCTTTCTAAAATGAACTTCTTCGCTGGTGGAGTTTCGTTGCTATTTCAGGAGGTGTTTGGCAATGACCAGCCGCTGGATCTGGTTGGTACCCTCGTAGATCTGGGTGATTTTGGCATCGCGCATGTACCGCTCCACAGGGTACTCCTTGCAGTAGCCGTAACCGCCCAGGATCTGTACCGCGTTGGTGGTGACAAACATGGCCGTGTCC
This window contains:
- the meaB gene encoding methylmalonyl Co-A mutase-associated GTPase MeaB, coding for MNDLVEKVLQGDRRSAAKLITLIENDAPEKRDVLRQIYPHTGRAHVVGITGSPGAGKSSLVDELTREIRSEDLKVGVIAVDPTSPFSGGALLGDRIRMQEHATDRGVFIRSMGTRGSLGGLAEATRDAIRVLDAFGCDVILVETVGVGQSELDIMHHADTTLVVLTPQAGDHIQTIKAGIMEIADIFVINKADLDGARKMVTDIEAMLDLSPLINGWRPPVVTTIAIDHRGIPELWATIKKHRAWRKGNKGETNRERVRRELAEIIQRQLVHLISRDLDRHYEHLVEKVAARQLDPYSAAMDIIRQSWKGGLTQ
- the cobO gene encoding cob(I)yrinic acid a,c-diamide adenosyltransferase; its protein translation is MNRRRLEKGYVHVYTGNGKGKTTAALGLALRAIGHGYRVFMLQFMKGSKEYGEIKAAEKYLADLTIVQSGLETFVDKENPSPEDIALARQGLDMARKVIMEGNYDLVILDEINVAVDFDLIPLDAVLDLIRNKPPHVELILTGRYAHPKIIKAADVVTEMHLINHPYYDGVEARKGIEY